From the Cohaesibacter sp. ES.047 genome, one window contains:
- a CDS encoding tripartite tricarboxylate transporter permease, which produces MFDLLLSGVDLVATPSVILLVALGCAGGLLVGALPGLGPLMGIILLLPAAFYLPPVAGMGMLIAIYVGGSCGGAISAILLRIPGTPLAAATLLDGYPLAKKGRAGDAIGVAISASAIGGMFGGVILVFFAPMLASIAVNFGPPEYFALAVTGLMAIAVVSSESTTKGLLTGCLGILIAVVGTDPMSNAQRFTFGDSNLSGGIHIVAIVVGLFAISEAAYQIEEGRLSATPKVLNAKVSFRSLFLTLGHRWNLLRSSIIGTFFGALPGASGIIASFTSYAIAKARAKPEEAYGQGAIGGVVATESSNNACCGGALIPTLALAIPGDSACAVLMGALMLLGLQPGPQLFSLSGDVVGGVFLAYLLANVFLFVLGILMTPIFVSVLKLRKQYLVPSVLLMSMIGVYAIQSSVYDLWMAFLFGIVGYVLRKFQYPLSPIVIGVILGPIAEGNLRRSLLLSQDGLSIFAERPIAMAILFIDLIVILWAILPKETRRRLLPGRRLSPSEMQNASAD; this is translated from the coding sequence ATGTTTGATCTTCTACTGTCCGGTGTTGATCTGGTTGCCACTCCGTCGGTCATTCTGTTAGTTGCGCTCGGCTGCGCTGGTGGTCTTCTCGTTGGCGCACTTCCGGGTCTTGGCCCCCTCATGGGCATCATCCTGTTGTTGCCTGCTGCATTCTATCTGCCGCCCGTTGCCGGCATGGGCATGTTGATCGCCATTTACGTCGGGGGCTCCTGTGGTGGTGCCATCTCGGCGATCTTGCTGCGTATTCCCGGCACGCCTCTTGCTGCAGCGACGCTCTTGGATGGTTACCCTCTTGCCAAAAAGGGACGCGCAGGGGATGCCATCGGCGTCGCCATCTCAGCGTCCGCCATTGGCGGTATGTTCGGTGGGGTGATCCTGGTCTTCTTTGCACCGATGCTGGCCAGCATCGCCGTGAATTTTGGCCCGCCAGAATACTTTGCCCTCGCCGTGACGGGGCTGATGGCTATAGCGGTGGTCTCTTCGGAATCGACAACTAAAGGACTGCTGACCGGATGTCTGGGCATCCTGATCGCCGTGGTTGGCACCGACCCCATGTCAAACGCCCAACGCTTCACCTTCGGAGATTCCAACCTGTCGGGCGGCATCCATATCGTGGCCATTGTTGTTGGTCTGTTTGCCATCTCCGAGGCCGCTTATCAGATCGAAGAAGGCCGATTGTCAGCGACACCAAAGGTGCTCAACGCCAAGGTCTCCTTCCGATCTCTGTTTCTGACCTTAGGCCATCGCTGGAACCTGCTCCGCTCTTCAATCATCGGCACCTTTTTTGGTGCCTTGCCCGGCGCCAGTGGCATCATCGCGTCCTTCACCTCCTATGCCATCGCCAAGGCACGGGCGAAGCCCGAAGAGGCTTATGGGCAAGGCGCTATAGGCGGCGTGGTCGCGACCGAATCCTCCAACAACGCCTGTTGTGGTGGTGCGCTTATTCCCACATTGGCACTGGCGATCCCTGGCGATTCTGCCTGTGCCGTTCTGATGGGCGCCTTGATGCTGCTTGGGCTGCAACCCGGCCCGCAGCTCTTCTCACTCAGTGGCGATGTGGTCGGCGGGGTGTTTCTGGCTTACCTACTCGCCAACGTCTTTCTGTTTGTGCTCGGCATTCTGATGACGCCGATCTTTGTCTCCGTGCTCAAACTGCGCAAGCAATATCTGGTGCCCTCGGTGCTTCTGATGTCGATGATCGGCGTCTATGCGATCCAGTCTTCGGTCTATGATCTCTGGATGGCCTTTCTGTTCGGTATCGTCGGATATGTGCTGCGCAAGTTCCAGTATCCGCTTTCGCCTATCGTGATTGGTGTCATTCTCGGCCCCATCGCCGAGGGAAATCTGCGGCGTTCACTTCTGCTCTCACAAGATGGCCTCTCCATTTTCGCCGAACGTCCGATTGCCATGGCCATTTTGTTCATTGATCTCATCGTGATCCTTTGGGCGATTTTGCCAAAGGAAACAAGACGCAGACTTCTTCCCGGAAGGCGACTGTCGCCCTCGGAGATGCAAAATGCTTCAGCAGACTGA
- a CDS encoding sulfatase, with the protein MRTIFVMFDSLNREALEAYGGTAVKTPNFNRLAAKGVTFDNHYGGSLPCMPARRDIHTGRLNFMHRPWGPLEPFDNSFARQLGEAGIYTHLVTDHMHYIENGGTGYCSAYESFDIIRGQEHDAIKGVVHPPLDALSAQFDARHYPLDKLASNHAPTMQTSEILAWRRMRHAVNTMFVKEEKDFPTPQVFASAFEFLDLNKEADEFFLQIECFDPHEPFCAPDRFREAYATTPQGKVLDWPAYEKSSNDEGEINDVRANYAALVAQCDHYLGKLLDWMDEEGAWHNTCLIVTTDHGFLLGEHEWWGKNKMPYYEEISHIPLFIWHPDHAKRGGTRSQAVTQTPDLAPTFLDLFGQPNFAEACGHSLLPALTGERDQESRSVIFGMFAGPIGVTDGSHVYYHYPVKADGEGFHLYTLAPSHMVRMFSPEELQQAELVSGFDFTKGAPVLRLPMAPDNGEAGLDAVRNRPKETQLFALETDPEQREPISDDQLVERFCQDITDELMRHDAPEEIYTLYGLEKYRREGAP; encoded by the coding sequence ATGCGCACGATTTTTGTCATGTTCGATTCTCTGAACCGCGAGGCGCTTGAAGCCTACGGCGGAACTGCTGTGAAGACACCCAATTTCAACCGTCTTGCAGCCAAAGGTGTCACTTTTGACAATCACTATGGTGGGTCTTTGCCGTGTATGCCGGCTCGGCGGGACATTCACACTGGCCGCCTCAATTTCATGCATCGTCCTTGGGGGCCTCTGGAGCCGTTTGACAATTCCTTTGCGCGTCAGCTTGGCGAAGCTGGCATCTATACCCACCTCGTGACCGATCACATGCACTATATTGAGAATGGCGGCACCGGTTACTGCTCTGCCTATGAAAGCTTTGACATTATTCGGGGGCAGGAGCATGACGCGATCAAGGGAGTGGTGCATCCTCCGCTGGATGCGTTGTCGGCACAGTTTGACGCCCGCCATTATCCTCTGGACAAGTTGGCATCCAATCATGCGCCGACCATGCAAACCAGCGAAATTCTGGCATGGCGGCGCATGCGCCACGCAGTCAACACGATGTTCGTCAAAGAAGAGAAAGACTTTCCCACCCCGCAGGTGTTCGCGAGCGCATTCGAGTTTCTCGATTTGAATAAGGAGGCAGATGAGTTTTTCCTTCAGATCGAGTGCTTCGACCCGCATGAGCCATTCTGTGCGCCGGATCGCTTTCGCGAGGCGTATGCAACAACGCCTCAAGGCAAGGTGCTCGACTGGCCAGCCTATGAAAAAAGCTCCAATGACGAGGGCGAAATCAATGATGTCCGGGCCAACTACGCAGCGCTCGTTGCCCAATGCGATCATTATCTTGGAAAGTTGCTCGACTGGATGGATGAAGAAGGGGCATGGCACAACACCTGCCTGATTGTCACGACCGATCACGGTTTCCTTCTGGGAGAGCACGAGTGGTGGGGCAAGAACAAAATGCCTTACTACGAGGAAATCTCACATATCCCGCTTTTTATCTGGCATCCCGACCATGCGAAGCGCGGAGGGACGCGCAGTCAGGCGGTCACCCAGACACCGGATCTGGCCCCGACATTCCTTGATCTGTTCGGACAGCCCAATTTTGCTGAAGCCTGCGGTCACTCTCTGCTGCCAGCCTTGACCGGCGAACGGGATCAAGAGAGCCGAAGCGTCATCTTTGGCATGTTTGCTGGGCCGATTGGTGTGACGGACGGGAGCCATGTCTACTACCACTATCCGGTGAAGGCCGACGGCGAGGGCTTCCATCTTTACACGCTTGCTCCTTCGCATATGGTGCGTATGTTCAGTCCCGAAGAGCTGCAACAGGCGGAGCTGGTGTCCGGTTTTGATTTCACCAAGGGCGCACCGGTCTTGCGGCTTCCCATGGCGCCTGACAACGGTGAGGCCGGGCTTGATGCCGTACGCAACCGCCCCAAAGAAACCCAACTTTTCGCGCTTGAGACCGATCCTGAACAGCGCGAGCCCATCTCAGATGACCAACTGGTCGAGCGCTTCTGTCAGGACATCACCGATGAGCTGATGCGTCACGATGCGCCCGAAGAAATTTACACCCTTTACGGGCTTGAGAAATACCGGCGTGAAGGCGCGCCATAA
- a CDS encoding LysR family transcriptional regulator codes for MAIDRNLFAFLAVAETGNLTAAAEQLHLAQPSLTKRLKLLEDEYGARLFERHPRGMTLTPVGRVLMDHAKRIEQRYIQAREAIDAEKTNKLERLKIGAGPLFQRALLANAFDTLRQEFPETLLELRADVHEQNLPLLRHGHLDVVFGALITEIDEDDIEAIGLLKVHLGALAHLDHALHGKTSVTIRDLAACPWILYSNDKDTSSMVRGYFVRNGLTPPTFSIRTSSYEFGLDMVAKGNYIMPIPAELDQFLRPSGMRVLPLDEPIDRFISGAYVRSSTLAYPVVRRLLELIRQKANELQIQLTPKL; via the coding sequence TTGGCTATCGATAGAAATCTGTTCGCCTTCCTCGCAGTCGCTGAGACAGGTAACCTCACCGCAGCGGCCGAGCAGTTGCATCTGGCTCAACCTTCATTGACCAAGCGATTGAAACTATTGGAAGATGAATATGGGGCGCGCCTGTTTGAGCGTCATCCTCGCGGCATGACACTCACCCCCGTCGGGCGGGTGTTGATGGATCATGCCAAACGAATTGAACAACGTTATATTCAGGCTCGCGAGGCGATCGACGCGGAGAAGACAAACAAGCTGGAGCGGCTGAAAATCGGCGCAGGTCCGCTGTTTCAGCGTGCCTTGTTGGCCAATGCCTTTGATACATTGCGGCAGGAATTTCCCGAAACCCTGTTGGAATTGCGTGCTGATGTGCATGAGCAGAACTTGCCCTTGCTCAGGCATGGGCACCTCGACGTGGTCTTCGGCGCCCTGATAACCGAAATCGATGAGGACGACATCGAAGCCATTGGTTTGCTCAAGGTCCATCTGGGTGCTCTTGCACACCTCGATCACGCGCTCCACGGCAAAACAAGTGTAACGATCCGCGATCTGGCTGCCTGTCCATGGATCCTCTATTCCAACGACAAGGATACCTCGTCCATGGTGCGCGGCTATTTTGTCCGCAACGGACTGACGCCTCCGACCTTCTCCATCCGCACTTCGTCCTATGAGTTCGGCCTCGATATGGTGGCGAAGGGCAACTATATTATGCCCATTCCAGCTGAACTCGATCAGTTCCTTAGACCCTCGGGCATGCGGGTTCTGCCACTGGATGAGCCGATTGACCGATTCATCTCCGGCGCCTATGTGCGCAGCTCGACGCTGGCTTATCCGGTTGTACGCAGACTGCTCGAACTGATCCGGCAAAAGGCAAACGAATTGCAGATCCAACTGACGCCTAAACTCTAG
- a CDS encoding FGGY-family carbohydrate kinase, translated as MKKDLVLGLDVGTTNVKALLVTDHGDVLSVASRRNPEETRVPGHSETDMVGLFERCCEVLVEAIADVDAARVCALGVNGQGEGLWALDEDKKPVGPAIQWNDSRANETAREWSANEPILKAFRAATGSVPFSGATSVILAWLKQHQAETYNKVRHVFWCKDWIRFCLCGEILSDYTDASTSTLDLGKRDWAVDLFSQLGISEAANWLPDLKESYECGGYLLPEVAERTGLPAGLPIAVGALDIVGTAIGMGAQSEGDSCVILGTTCCCETVTRLAETEQGSTSGFECFAIGEKYIKVTASMAGGPSLDWAIKTLLSAEEQSSTDLFEKIDRRVKALPPVPEGIIFHPYISEAGERAPFNNPGAKAQFFGLNQSADKWCMLKAVYEGVAFSIQDCIGDLKGRLLLSGGGARSGVWPQIIADCTGLPVLTFDEAESCAKGAAFFACKCAHPELSFGDIAGRFECSNQTYQPQSNAHWIYEAHFPFYRGIREQLDGIWRQHQRYQQKLRTEKQTNASEQVSFPLN; from the coding sequence ATGAAAAAAGATTTGGTACTTGGACTGGATGTCGGCACGACAAATGTCAAAGCCCTGCTTGTTACCGATCACGGGGACGTGCTCAGCGTTGCCTCCCGGCGCAACCCTGAAGAGACCCGTGTTCCGGGCCATTCGGAAACCGACATGGTCGGCCTATTCGAACGCTGTTGTGAAGTTCTTGTTGAGGCGATTGCCGATGTCGACGCCGCGCGGGTATGCGCACTTGGTGTGAATGGCCAAGGAGAAGGCCTCTGGGCACTGGACGAAGACAAAAAGCCCGTCGGGCCCGCCATTCAATGGAATGACAGCAGAGCCAATGAAACCGCGCGCGAATGGAGCGCCAACGAACCAATACTCAAGGCCTTTCGAGCGGCGACAGGCAGCGTGCCCTTCAGTGGTGCGACCAGTGTCATTCTCGCTTGGCTGAAACAGCATCAAGCCGAAACCTACAATAAAGTCAGACATGTATTCTGGTGCAAAGACTGGATACGGTTCTGCCTCTGTGGTGAGATTCTGAGTGACTATACGGATGCGTCAACGTCAACGCTGGATCTGGGCAAGCGCGATTGGGCCGTGGACCTGTTTAGCCAGCTTGGTATCAGCGAGGCCGCCAATTGGCTGCCGGATCTGAAGGAAAGCTATGAATGCGGCGGATACCTTCTGCCGGAAGTGGCTGAACGAACCGGTCTTCCCGCCGGATTGCCGATAGCTGTTGGCGCTCTCGACATCGTCGGAACCGCCATTGGCATGGGGGCGCAGTCGGAGGGCGATAGCTGCGTTATCCTCGGAACGACCTGTTGTTGTGAGACGGTGACCCGATTGGCGGAGACTGAACAAGGCTCCACAAGTGGTTTCGAGTGTTTTGCGATTGGTGAAAAATATATCAAAGTTACAGCATCCATGGCTGGCGGACCAAGTTTGGACTGGGCCATCAAAACCCTTCTGAGCGCTGAAGAGCAGAGCAGCACTGACCTGTTCGAAAAGATTGATCGGCGCGTCAAAGCACTGCCGCCCGTGCCGGAAGGAATCATCTTTCATCCCTATATCAGCGAAGCAGGAGAACGTGCGCCTTTTAATAACCCCGGTGCGAAAGCTCAGTTCTTCGGGCTGAACCAGAGCGCTGACAAGTGGTGCATGCTCAAGGCTGTCTACGAAGGTGTCGCCTTCTCGATTCAGGATTGTATCGGCGACTTGAAGGGCCGCTTGCTTTTGTCGGGAGGGGGAGCACGATCAGGCGTATGGCCCCAGATTATCGCGGATTGCACGGGCCTTCCCGTTTTGACCTTCGATGAAGCGGAGAGTTGCGCTAAGGGGGCTGCCTTCTTCGCCTGCAAGTGCGCTCACCCCGAGTTGTCGTTCGGCGACATCGCAGGCCGGTTCGAATGCTCCAACCAGACGTATCAGCCGCAATCAAACGCCCACTGGATCTACGAGGCTCATTTCCCATTCTACAGGGGAATCCGTGAGCAACTGGACGGTATATGGCGGCAACACCAGCGGTATCAGCAGAAACTGAGGACTGAGAAGCAAACAAATGCGAGCGAACAAGTCTCGTTTCCGCTTAATTGA
- a CDS encoding tripartite tricarboxylate transporter TctB family protein, with protein MTDKRLKIWGHWIVLLTMFGIVGLVFQQIATSLTEQGVASGDALFNAALFPRYVALVMAGLGVIIALQMLIAGVPEDEEVAQDEMLDVPEPKRRLRFQEIIIFALVLLYLLALEPLGFHLTSVLVIGAMFYVLDARPWYRAFLASVALTLISSFIFEGLLKIVLPLGYFSFSIPYHLLGL; from the coding sequence ATGACGGACAAACGCCTGAAAATATGGGGCCACTGGATCGTCCTCTTGACCATGTTCGGTATTGTTGGACTGGTGTTCCAGCAGATTGCAACCTCCCTTACAGAACAGGGAGTCGCCTCCGGTGATGCTCTGTTCAATGCGGCGCTCTTTCCGCGCTATGTTGCGCTTGTCATGGCCGGCCTTGGAGTGATCATTGCCTTACAAATGCTGATTGCCGGTGTGCCTGAGGATGAGGAAGTAGCGCAAGATGAAATGCTGGACGTTCCCGAACCCAAGAGGCGGCTGAGATTTCAGGAGATCATCATTTTCGCGCTGGTGCTGCTGTATCTTCTGGCCCTAGAGCCTTTGGGCTTTCATCTCACCTCGGTCCTTGTCATTGGGGCGATGTTCTATGTGCTCGATGCAAGGCCTTGGTATCGGGCATTTCTGGCCAGTGTGGCACTGACCCTGATCAGCTCCTTCATTTTCGAAGGTCTGCTGAAGATTGTCCTGCCGCTCGGATATTTCAGCTTTTCCATCCCCTACCACTTGCTGGGTCTGTAA
- a CDS encoding tripartite tricarboxylate transporter substrate binding protein: MKPISFIRTAVIAGATAAALCSPASAEYPDRNIQNIFPWGPGSAMAVSQIISEAISTELGVNINVVSTPGAAGVKSFDTAMKKPADGYTLIDGWVAPLVLQPMVGNADWTHKDFIPLWSATAVPFAIVTRKDETRWTDFPSFIQYMKENPGKLRYSSGSIGNIPHMVLAKMMQANDVYARNIPYPQDGDAFKDLRGGLLDFTFNNPTTYRSNSDAFQVLAVLTENEKDREMFDNAPLVGEFGTELGLSGLSPTGWHWYLVKQGTPDDVVAKLRDAMKAALSREDIQKKLRDTGFVPTMYPPEKYDEIVGAVGEQLKSAKEAIAWEQKKISGK; encoded by the coding sequence ATGAAGCCAATTTCATTCATTCGTACGGCCGTGATCGCCGGAGCAACCGCGGCTGCCTTGTGCAGCCCCGCGTCAGCCGAGTATCCAGATCGCAACATCCAGAACATATTCCCGTGGGGCCCGGGGTCCGCTATGGCGGTCAGCCAGATCATCTCCGAAGCCATCAGCACGGAACTGGGGGTGAACATCAATGTTGTTTCCACGCCCGGCGCGGCAGGGGTCAAGTCCTTTGATACGGCCATGAAGAAACCAGCAGATGGCTACACCCTGATTGATGGCTGGGTCGCTCCGCTTGTCCTTCAGCCGATGGTTGGCAATGCCGATTGGACGCACAAGGATTTCATCCCCCTCTGGTCAGCAACCGCGGTGCCTTTTGCCATCGTGACCCGCAAGGACGAAACGCGCTGGACCGATTTTCCCAGCTTCATCCAGTATATGAAGGAAAATCCGGGCAAGCTGCGTTATTCTTCCGGTTCCATCGGCAACATTCCGCATATGGTGCTCGCCAAAATGATGCAGGCCAATGATGTATATGCCCGCAACATTCCCTATCCGCAGGATGGTGATGCTTTCAAGGACCTGCGCGGCGGACTGCTTGACTTTACCTTCAACAACCCCACCACTTACCGCTCCAACTCCGATGCCTTTCAGGTGCTTGCTGTCCTGACGGAAAACGAGAAAGATCGGGAGATGTTCGACAATGCCCCCCTTGTTGGTGAATTCGGCACCGAGCTGGGACTGTCCGGATTGTCTCCGACGGGTTGGCATTGGTATCTGGTGAAACAGGGCACGCCTGATGATGTCGTTGCAAAATTGCGCGATGCCATGAAAGCGGCCCTGTCGCGTGAGGATATTCAGAAGAAGCTGAGGGACACCGGCTTCGTGCCCACCATGTATCCGCCGGAGAAATACGACGAGATCGTGGGTGCTGTTGGTGAACAACTGAAATCCGCCAAAGAAGCCATTGCCTGGGAACAGAAGAAAATCTCGGGTAAATAA
- a CDS encoding NAD(P)-dependent oxidoreductase codes for MRRVLLVCELEEDGKEYLSKNYDLLMAGAATGECDELTEVALAELMASHQPHILLVNSSPATARVLAASDCLELVICARGTPNNVDLNYCRDKGLLLCSTPSRNANSVAEFTIGLMMAATRQIPQSMEAIRDHTIVLEGDPLDGGSKDVTWIHSDLPYIPYERYNSLEIAGATLGLVGLGFIGGLVAEKAKALGMEILVYDPYQNKEALASKGYRLVEFQELIEGSDVISLHAKETEQTRHIINTEVFKTMKPSAYLINTARGSLVNYDDLRQALKSRQIAGAAVDVFPYEPLRSNDPLINTPNLTMTPHIAGASRNVVQHHTRMVMRSIHDFENGEKPKFAVF; via the coding sequence ATGAGACGCGTATTACTGGTTTGCGAGTTGGAAGAAGACGGGAAAGAGTATCTTTCCAAGAACTACGATCTGCTGATGGCAGGGGCGGCGACGGGAGAATGCGATGAGCTGACCGAGGTTGCTCTTGCTGAGTTGATGGCATCTCACCAACCCCACATCTTGTTGGTGAATTCATCACCGGCAACAGCACGGGTGCTGGCTGCGTCAGACTGTCTCGAGCTGGTCATATGTGCGCGTGGAACGCCTAACAATGTGGATCTGAACTACTGCAGAGACAAGGGATTGCTTCTTTGCAGCACGCCTTCCAGAAATGCCAATTCTGTCGCGGAATTCACGATCGGGCTGATGATGGCAGCAACGAGACAGATCCCGCAATCCATGGAAGCAATCAGGGATCACACGATTGTCCTTGAGGGAGATCCTCTTGACGGCGGCAGCAAGGATGTAACCTGGATCCACTCGGATCTGCCCTACATCCCCTATGAGCGTTACAATTCGCTGGAGATCGCCGGGGCCACGCTGGGACTTGTCGGGCTTGGCTTTATCGGTGGCCTTGTGGCGGAAAAGGCCAAGGCCCTTGGTATGGAAATACTGGTCTATGACCCGTACCAGAACAAGGAAGCGTTGGCATCAAAGGGCTACAGGCTCGTTGAATTTCAGGAGCTTATCGAAGGCTCCGATGTGATCAGCCTGCACGCAAAGGAAACCGAGCAGACCCGGCATATCATCAACACCGAAGTTTTCAAAACCATGAAGCCCTCGGCCTACCTGATCAATACGGCCCGCGGGTCACTGGTCAATTACGATGATCTGAGGCAGGCGCTCAAAAGCAGGCAGATTGCCGGCGCTGCAGTCGATGTCTTTCCCTATGAGCCACTGCGGTCCAATGATCCGCTTATCAATACCCCCAACCTCACGATGACCCCGCACATCGCAGGCGCCAGCCGCAATGTGGTTCAGCATCACACGCGTATGGTCATGCGCTCGATCCACGATTTTGAAAATGGTGAAAAGCCGAAGTTCGCGGTCTTCTGA
- a CDS encoding class II aldolase/adducin family protein yields the protein MNYNDFKTERECVAYFMRRLYQNQLTTCSGGNLSMRLDEKHVIITPSSLDKGVIEAGEIGLVTIDGENLTPHLKSSIETGMHLEIFRRRPDVKAVVHAHPVMASTFAAVDKDINTTLTAESYLVLGNVVNAPYALMGSKELSVIVGKAAENSNVIVMKNHGITTVGKSMLDAFDKMELLEASAKMTINAAILGGVSPLTAEQRAQLDNW from the coding sequence ATGAATTATAATGACTTCAAAACTGAACGAGAGTGCGTTGCCTACTTCATGCGGCGTCTTTATCAGAACCAGTTGACGACGTGCTCGGGTGGCAACCTGAGTATGCGGCTCGATGAAAAACATGTGATCATCACGCCGTCCAGTTTGGATAAGGGGGTGATCGAAGCCGGTGAAATCGGGCTTGTGACCATTGATGGCGAGAACCTGACACCGCATCTCAAATCCAGCATTGAAACGGGCATGCATCTGGAAATCTTTCGCCGTCGTCCAGACGTCAAAGCCGTTGTGCATGCACACCCGGTGATGGCGTCCACCTTTGCGGCGGTCGATAAGGACATCAATACGACTCTCACCGCAGAATCCTATTTGGTCTTGGGGAATGTTGTGAATGCCCCATACGCCCTGATGGGATCCAAAGAGCTTTCAGTGATCGTTGGTAAAGCTGCCGAGAACAGCAATGTTATCGTCATGAAAAACCACGGCATTACCACCGTCGGCAAGTCCATGCTCGACGCTTTCGACAAAATGGAGTTGTTGGAAGCCTCCGCCAAAATGACCATCAATGCCGCCATTCTTGGTGGAGTGAGCCCGCTCACTGCTGAACAACGTGCACAACTTGATAACTGGTAG
- a CDS encoding SMP-30/gluconolactonase/LRE family protein: protein MLQQTEAPFELLSQPMAITGKSPLWDEARCCVWWIDIQAQRLLATTQDGSSRVVPTPSQPGFVTFADSGRLVLGLEDGLWTYAPENGNWEQQSDTESDRPTVRLNDGRPDRLGRLWFGSMDMTLSGKAIGRLYRRDFDGSIHVVREGVQIPNAIVPCGSGQDLLFTDSPSGVLEMLEVDPATGAEISSRTIYRTNPGDTLDSACMDADGNFWVAVVGSGAVLHLSPSGRLLGRHQAPVSRPTAVTIGGKDGSSLFVTCQRRFLGPEALDEQPAAGGLLVKQLPVRAGPICRVSGF, encoded by the coding sequence ATGCTTCAGCAGACTGAAGCTCCTTTCGAGCTGCTTTCCCAGCCTATGGCGATCACGGGCAAGTCGCCTCTGTGGGATGAAGCCCGCTGCTGTGTCTGGTGGATCGACATTCAGGCTCAGCGGTTGCTTGCTACGACGCAAGACGGGTCCAGCCGAGTTGTTCCTACGCCCTCACAGCCCGGTTTTGTGACATTCGCCGATAGCGGGCGACTGGTTCTGGGGCTCGAAGACGGTCTCTGGACCTATGCTCCCGAAAACGGGAACTGGGAACAGCAATCGGATACGGAAAGTGACCGCCCAACAGTGCGCCTCAATGATGGCCGGCCGGACCGACTCGGTCGCCTATGGTTCGGCTCTATGGATATGACCCTTTCCGGGAAAGCCATCGGACGGCTCTATCGGCGCGATTTTGATGGCAGTATTCACGTGGTCCGTGAGGGAGTGCAGATTCCCAATGCGATTGTTCCGTGCGGGAGCGGGCAGGATCTATTGTTCACCGATTCCCCGAGCGGTGTTTTGGAAATGCTTGAAGTCGATCCGGCGACCGGTGCGGAAATCAGCTCCCGAACAATCTACCGCACCAATCCGGGTGATACGCTTGATAGCGCCTGCATGGATGCAGATGGAAATTTCTGGGTTGCGGTGGTTGGCTCGGGTGCGGTGTTGCATCTCTCCCCATCCGGTCGTCTCCTGGGGCGGCATCAGGCCCCTGTCTCGCGCCCGACGGCGGTGACAATCGGCGGCAAAGACGGCTCGAGCCTGTTCGTGACATGTCAGCGGCGTTTTCTTGGACCAGAGGCACTTGATGAGCAACCCGCCGCTGGTGGCCTTTTAGTCAAACAGCTGCCCGTGCGTGCCGGACCAATCTGTCGAGTGTCCGGGTTTTGA